A single genomic interval of Bacteroidales bacterium harbors:
- a CDS encoding DUF58 domain-containing protein: protein METSELLKRVRKIEIKSRGLTNQIFSGQYHSAFKGRGMAFSEVREYNYGDDIRSIDWNVTARFSHPYVKIFEEERELTVMLLIDVSGSNNFGTQQQLKTEKIIEIAAVLAFSAIQNNDKVGVIFFSDRIEKFIPPKKGTSHILRIIRELVDFKPESNLTKLSEPLRFLTNAIKKRCTAFLLTDFMDINFSDAIKIASRKHDLVGIRIIDKRETEMPSVGLLRLRDFENNKIFWVDTSSEEFRKTHKYRWQQHEKRLQGIFLKSRMDVAVINTNEDFIKPLIKLFKKRGSRL from the coding sequence GTGGAAACGTCGGAATTACTGAAACGGGTTCGGAAAATTGAAATAAAATCGCGGGGACTAACCAACCAGATTTTTTCTGGGCAATATCACAGCGCTTTTAAAGGACGGGGTATGGCTTTCAGCGAAGTACGTGAATATAATTATGGCGATGATATTCGCTCCATTGACTGGAATGTTACAGCCCGATTCAGCCACCCTTATGTTAAAATTTTTGAAGAAGAACGCGAACTCACGGTAATGCTCCTCATAGATGTAAGCGGTTCTAATAATTTTGGCACGCAACAACAGCTTAAAACCGAAAAAATTATAGAAATTGCTGCCGTGCTTGCCTTCTCTGCAATACAAAATAATGACAAAGTGGGCGTAATCTTTTTCAGTGACCGCATTGAAAAGTTTATTCCTCCAAAAAAAGGCACTTCACATATCTTGCGTATCATTCGTGAACTTGTGGATTTCAAGCCTGAAAGTAACCTGACAAAGTTATCCGAACCCCTTCGTTTTCTTACTAATGCCATAAAAAAACGCTGTACGGCTTTTCTGCTGACTGATTTTATGGATATTAATTTCTCAGATGCCATTAAAATTGCATCCAGAAAGCATGACCTTGTGGGCATACGCATCATTGACAAAAGGGAAACAGAAATGCCGTCAGTAGGATTGCTCAGGCTTAGAGATTTTGAAAACAATAAAATCTTTTGGGTTGATACTTCATCCGAAGAGTTCCGCAAAACACATAAATACCGCTGGCAACAACACGAAAAAAGACTTCAGGGTATTTTTCTGAAAAGCCGCATGGATGTGGCTGTTATAAATACCAATGAAGATTTTATTAAACCGCTTATTAAACTATTTAAGAAAAGAGGTTCAAGGTTATAG